The nucleotide window CGACCAGCGCGTGAAGGTCGAACAGATCCGCGCCCAGATCGCCAGCGCCGAGACCCAGGTGCTGCAGGCCGACGCCCAGGTGGCCCAGGTGAAGGCCCAGGCCAGCGCCAGCGCCGCGCAGGTGAAGCAGTCGCAGGCGCTGCTGGTGCGCGCCAACCAGGATGCGGAACGCTATGGCCAGCTGTACACGAGCCAGATGAAGGCCGTGTCCAAGGCCGAGCTCGACGCCGCCAACGCCGGCCGTGCCAGCGCCGTCGCCGACCTGGCGGCCCGCAAGGACAGCGCCGCCGCGGCCCAGGCGCAGATCGCCGCCGCCGCATCCGCGCGCGACGTGCTGAAGGCGCAGATCGGCGTGCTGCAGGTACAGCTGAAGGAGGCCGAGCAGCAGCTGGCCTACAACCGCATCGTGGCCCCCGTGAGCGGCCGGGTCGGCAAGCGCAGCGTCGAAGTGGGCCAGCGCGTATCGCCGGGCCAGCAGCTGACGGCGCTGGTGCAGGATGACGTGTGGGTGACCGCCAACTTCAAGGAAACGCAGCTGGCGCAGATGCACGCGGGGCAGCCGGTGCACATCAGCGTCGACGCGCTGCCGGGCAGGGAACTGACGGGCCGGGTGGACAGCTTCTCGCCGGCCTCCGGCAACCAGTTCGCGCTGCTGCCGGCCGATAACGCCACCGGCAACTTCACCAAGATCGTGCAGCGCGTACCCGTCAAGATCACACTCGACGAGAAAGACCGCAAGGCGCTGGCCGGCCGCCTGGTGCCCGGCATGTCCGTGATCGCCGAAGTGGCGATCGGCGAAACCGCTCCGGCGCACGCGCAGACCGCGTCGCGGGGCCAGCCGCAAGTCCACTAAGCGAAAAGCCCAATGAGTACGCAGACCATTGCCGGCGGCCTGCCCGGCGCCCCGGCCTACGGCCAGGCCGGCGAAGCGGTGTCCGCCCGTACCTGGATCGCGGTCGCCGCCGGCATGCTGGGCGCCTTCATGGCGGTGCTGGATATCCAGATCACCAACTCGTCGCTGAAGGATATCCTCGGCTCGCTGTCGGCCACCCAGGAAGAAGGCTCGTGGATCTCCACCGCCTATCTGGTGGCCGAGATCATCGTCATCCCGCTGACGGCGCTGCTGACGCGGGTCTTCTCGCTGCGCGGCTACATGCTGGGTACCACCGGGCTGTTCCTGGTGTTTTCCACGCTGTGCGGCTTTGCCTGGAACCTGGAAAGCATGATCGCCTTCCGCATGGCGCAGGGCTTCACGGGCGGCGCGCTGATCCCGATGGCGATGACGCTGGTGATGACCAAGCTGCCGCCGTCGAAGCGCGCGGCCGGCATGGCCCTGTTCGGCCTGACGGCGACGCTGGCGCCGGCCATGGGCCCCACGCTGGGCGGCTACCTGTCCGAGCTGTATGGCTGGCCGTCGATCTTCTACATCAACTGGGTACCGGGCGTGCTGCTGATGGCGGGCATCGCGTATGGCCTGGACAAGGAAAAATGGCACCTCGACCAGTTGTGGAACGCCGACTGGCTGGGCATGGGCTTCATGGCCATGGGCCTGGGCTGCCTGACCATCTTCCTGGAAGAAGGCAACAGCAAGGACTGGTTCGATTCCGCTTTCATCATCGCCTTCGCCGCGATGGCGCTGGTCGGGCTGCTGGGCTGGGTCATCACCAGCGCGATGCGCGAACAGCCGTTCGTCAACCTGGGCCTGTATGGGCAGCGCAACTTCCTGGTCGCCACCATGCTGTCGGCGGTGATGGGCATGGGCCTGTACGGCTCGTCGTTCCTGCTGCCGCTGTTCCTGGGCCAGATCGCCGGCTATTCGCCGATGCAGATCGGCGAAGTGATCATGTGGGTCGGCCTGCCGCAGCTGTTCATCATGCCCTTCGTGGCCAAGCTGTCGTCGAAGATCGACAACCGGATCCTGTGTTCGTTCGGCCTGCTGCTGTTCGGCGGCTCTTGCCTGATGAACGCCTACATGGATGCCAGCACCGGCTACGACCAGCTGATGCTGTCGCAGATCGTGCGCGCGCTGGGCCAGCCGTTCGTGATGCTGACCCTGTCGAACTTCGCCATGAACGGCATCGCGCCCAAGGACATGCCGTCGGCATCGAGCCTGTTCAACATGACGCGCAACCTGGGCGGCTCGATCGGCATCGCCCTGCTGGCCACCGCGCTGTCGACGCGCGAACACTTCCACTCGGCACGCCTGGGCGAGGCGATCACCAGCTATTCGCTGGCCACGCAGCAGCGGCTCGACCAGATGACGCAGGCCTTCATCGGCCAGGGCTTCGATCCCGCCAACGCGGCCGGCAAGGCGCTGAAGGCGATCGACGGCATCGTGCGGCGCGAGGCCTATGTTATGGCCTACAACGACGGCTTCTTCATCGTCGGCGGCATCCTGCTGTCCTGCATCGCCATCCTGTGGCTGTCGGACCCGGTCAAGTCGCCCTCCGGCGGTGGCGCCGGCGGACATTGAATACAAGAGGTAACACCATGTTCATCAAGCAAAGCATCTCCGTGGCGGTCGCATCCGCCGTCCTGTTCCTGTCCGGCTGCGCCACCGTCGGCAGCGACTTCAAGGCGCCGGCCAACGTGGCCGATGCCGCCTTCCGCCATGCGCCGCAGGCCACCGGCGCCACCGCACACTTGCCGCAAGTGGTGGATGCCGCGGCAAGCCTGCCGCAAGTGGTGGATGCCGCGGCAAGCCTGCCGCGGCAGTGGTGGAGCGTGTTCGGCGACGCCACGCTGGACCGGCTGGAACAGCAGGCACTGGCCGACAGCCCGACCGTGAAGGCCGCCGCGCAGCGGCTGCTGCAGGCCGAGGCGCAACTGGGCGTCACGCGGGCCAGCGAACGCCCGCAGCTGAACGTGAGCGCCGGCGTGTCGAATACGCGCACCTCGGAAAATACCGCGCAGGGGATCGCGCTGGGCCGCCGTGCCGTGGCCGGCAACAACTATGCGATCGGTTCGTCGTTCTCGTATGAGCTCGACCTGCTCGGCCGCGTGCGCCGCGCCGTGGAAGCGGCCGATGCGCAGGCCCTGGCCGCACAGGCCGACCGCGATGGCGTGATGGTGCTGCTGACGTCGCAGGTCGCCACGACGTACTGGCAACTGCGCGGCCTGGACGCGGAAATCGGCATCCTGCGCGGCGCGCTCGAGACGCGCCGCGAAACCGAGGCACTGGTCAATGCGCGCTTCGATGCCGGGCTGTCCAACGAACTCGATACGTCGCGCGCGAAGATCGAGCGCGCCAATGCCGAAGCCGACCTGGAAGAAGCGCAGCGCCAGCGCAACACGCTGGAACACGGCCTGGCCGTGCTGCTGGGCGCCTCGCCGTCGTCGACCGTGCTGGCCGCGACGCCGGGAGCCACCCTGCCGCAGCCGCCGGCGATTCCTGTCGGCCTGCCGGCCAGCCTGCTGGCGCAGCGGCCCGACCTGGCGCAAAGCGTGGCCACGCTGAAGGCGGCCAACGCCGATATCGGCGTCGCCGAGGGCGCGCTGTACCCGGCACTGAGCCTGACGGGCAATTTCGGCTTCGCTTCCGAGAGCCTGTCCGAGATCGCCAAGGGCGGTTCGCGCCAGTTCAGCTTCGGCCCGCTGGCCCTGTCGCTGCCGGTGCTGGACGGCGGCCGCAACAAGGCCAACCTGGCCGCGGCGCAGGCGCGCTACGACGAAGCGGTGGCCAACCACCAGGGCACGCTGCTCACCGCGCTGCGCGAAGTGGAGGATGCGCTGTCCGACGTGCAGCAGCGCGATCGCCAGGGCAAGGCGCAGGCGGTGTCGCGCGAAGCGGCGGCGCGCGCCTACGAGGTGGCGCGCGCCCGCTACGAGCGCGGCCTGTCGACCTACCTGGACGTGACGGACGCGCAGCGCAGCGCGCTGGCCGCCGACCGTGCCGCGGCGCAGATCGATACGCAGCGGCTGCTGGCCGCCGTGTCGGTAGCGCGCGCGCTGGGCGCGGGCTGGCAGCCGGAAGGCGGGCTTGCCCGGCTGGCCCAGGCAGGCAAGTAAGCTTACGCTGGCGAGGCCGGTGGCCGCTGGGCCGCCGGCCCGGGGCGTTCCGAAGCGTGTTCCACCAGCACATCGATCAGGGCCCGCGCGGCCAGCGACAGGCCGCGGTGCGGCGCATACACCAGCGAGAAGGCGCGCATGCGGCCGCACAGCGCCGGCAGCACCTGCACCAGCCGGCCCGCCGCGATATCGGCGGCGGCCATGAAGTCGGCGCAGATCGCGATGCCGAGGCCCTGCGCGGCCAGCGTGACGACGCCCACCACGTCGTCCGACACCGTGATGCCGGGCGGCGGCACCCAGTCCACGTCCCTGCCGTCGACGCGCAGCAGCCAGGGAATCACGCGGCCGGTGCTGGGCCGCACGAAGCCGATGCAGCGCTGGCGCTGCAGGTCGTCGAAGGTGGCCAGGGGGCCGGCCGTGCGCACGTAGTCCGGCGCGGCCACCAGGATCATCGCTCCCGCTTCCAGCGGGCGGGCGACCATGCTGCTGTCGGGCAGCGGGCCGGAACGGATCGCCATGTCGTAGCCTTCGGCGGCCAGGTCCACGTTGCGGTTCGTGATGTTCAGTTCGACCTGCACCTGCGGGTGCCGGCGCGCGAAAGCGGCCAGCAGCGGCGGCAGCCGGTGGTGGCCATAGCTGGTGGGAACGCTGAGGCGCACCCGGCCCACCAGGCTTTCTTCCTGCCCGGCGCAGCAGGCGATGGTCCGCTCGGCCTGTTCGACCAGGCCGAAGGCGCGGCGCGTCTCGTCCACGTACAGCCGGCCCGCATCCGTGAGGCTCTGGCTGCGCGTGGTACGGCGCAGCAGCTGCGTGCCCAGCCGCGCTTCCAGGCGGGCGATGGCGCGGCTCAGCACCGAGGGCGTGGTGGCCAGCACCACGGCGGCATTCGTCAGCGAACCATGCTCGACAACGCTGAGCAGGGCTTCCACGTCGGCCAGATGATCGAAACGGCGGGCCATTTTTGCCTTTCAAGAACAAATGATTTGTTGAAGAGCCAGTTTATCTGTGCTTCAGCGAAAAATACAATGCCTTCACTCCGTCAAATCAATTTGACACCTCACTTCAAGGAACGACCATGCCTTTACTGGAAAAACTGCAGTGGCGCTACGCCACCAAGAAAATGGACCCGAGCCGCGCCGTGCCGGCGGACAAGGTGGAACGCATCATCGAAGCGGCACGCCTGGCGCCCACTTCCAGCGGCCTGCAGCCCTATGAAATCCTGCTGGTGACGAATCCGGCGATCCGCCAGCGCATCGCCGAAGTGGCGTGGAACCAGCAGCAGGTTGTCGACGGCTCGCACCTGCTGGTGTTCGCCGCCTGGGACGACTACACGCCCGAGCGGATCAACCAGATGTTCGACTACACCAATGAGGTGCGCGGCTTCAGGAACGAAGGCTGGGAAGCCTACCGCCAGCAGCTGCTGGCCAGCTACCCGCAGCGCGGCGCCGCCGTGAACTTCAGCCACACGGCGCGCCAGGCCTTCCTGGGCCTGGGCGCCGCGCTGATCGCGGCCGCGTTCGAGGAAGTCGACAGCGTGCCGATGGAAGGCTT belongs to Pseudoduganella albidiflava and includes:
- a CDS encoding HlyD family secretion protein; translation: MSNQAEQKVLATASPAEPQGAAPAKKPNRRVLVVAGLIAVAAIAGGARMWYRSAHFVETENAYVAGHVHPVSSRIAGTVTKVLIDDNQYVKAGDVIAELDPFDQRVKVEQIRAQIASAETQVLQADAQVAQVKAQASASAAQVKQSQALLVRANQDAERYGQLYTSQMKAVSKAELDAANAGRASAVADLAARKDSAAAAQAQIAAAASARDVLKAQIGVLQVQLKEAEQQLAYNRIVAPVSGRVGKRSVEVGQRVSPGQQLTALVQDDVWVTANFKETQLAQMHAGQPVHISVDALPGRELTGRVDSFSPASGNQFALLPADNATGNFTKIVQRVPVKITLDEKDRKALAGRLVPGMSVIAEVAIGETAPAHAQTASRGQPQVH
- a CDS encoding DHA2 family efflux MFS transporter permease subunit; protein product: MSTQTIAGGLPGAPAYGQAGEAVSARTWIAVAAGMLGAFMAVLDIQITNSSLKDILGSLSATQEEGSWISTAYLVAEIIVIPLTALLTRVFSLRGYMLGTTGLFLVFSTLCGFAWNLESMIAFRMAQGFTGGALIPMAMTLVMTKLPPSKRAAGMALFGLTATLAPAMGPTLGGYLSELYGWPSIFYINWVPGVLLMAGIAYGLDKEKWHLDQLWNADWLGMGFMAMGLGCLTIFLEEGNSKDWFDSAFIIAFAAMALVGLLGWVITSAMREQPFVNLGLYGQRNFLVATMLSAVMGMGLYGSSFLLPLFLGQIAGYSPMQIGEVIMWVGLPQLFIMPFVAKLSSKIDNRILCSFGLLLFGGSCLMNAYMDASTGYDQLMLSQIVRALGQPFVMLTLSNFAMNGIAPKDMPSASSLFNMTRNLGGSIGIALLATALSTREHFHSARLGEAITSYSLATQQRLDQMTQAFIGQGFDPANAAGKALKAIDGIVRREAYVMAYNDGFFIVGGILLSCIAILWLSDPVKSPSGGGAGGH
- a CDS encoding efflux transporter outer membrane subunit, yielding MFIKQSISVAVASAVLFLSGCATVGSDFKAPANVADAAFRHAPQATGATAHLPQVVDAAASLPQVVDAAASLPRQWWSVFGDATLDRLEQQALADSPTVKAAAQRLLQAEAQLGVTRASERPQLNVSAGVSNTRTSENTAQGIALGRRAVAGNNYAIGSSFSYELDLLGRVRRAVEAADAQALAAQADRDGVMVLLTSQVATTYWQLRGLDAEIGILRGALETRRETEALVNARFDAGLSNELDTSRAKIERANAEADLEEAQRQRNTLEHGLAVLLGASPSSTVLAATPGATLPQPPAIPVGLPASLLAQRPDLAQSVATLKAANADIGVAEGALYPALSLTGNFGFASESLSEIAKGGSRQFSFGPLALSLPVLDGGRNKANLAAAQARYDEAVANHQGTLLTALREVEDALSDVQQRDRQGKAQAVSREAAARAYEVARARYERGLSTYLDVTDAQRSALAADRAAAQIDTQRLLAAVSVARALGAGWQPEGGLARLAQAGK
- a CDS encoding LysR family transcriptional regulator — its product is MARRFDHLADVEALLSVVEHGSLTNAAVVLATTPSVLSRAIARLEARLGTQLLRRTTRSQSLTDAGRLYVDETRRAFGLVEQAERTIACCAGQEESLVGRVRLSVPTSYGHHRLPPLLAAFARRHPQVQVELNITNRNVDLAAEGYDMAIRSGPLPDSSMVARPLEAGAMILVAAPDYVRTAGPLATFDDLQRQRCIGFVRPSTGRVIPWLLRVDGRDVDWVPPPGITVSDDVVGVVTLAAQGLGIAICADFMAAADIAAGRLVQVLPALCGRMRAFSLVYAPHRGLSLAARALIDVLVEHASERPGPAAQRPPASPA
- a CDS encoding nitroreductase family protein gives rise to the protein MPLLEKLQWRYATKKMDPSRAVPADKVERIIEAARLAPTSSGLQPYEILLVTNPAIRQRIAEVAWNQQQVVDGSHLLVFAAWDDYTPERINQMFDYTNEVRGFRNEGWEAYRQQLLASYPQRGAAVNFSHTARQAFLGLGAALIAAAFEEVDSVPMEGFDPAAVDDILGLHARGLKSVAMLPLGYRADAGDWLVDLPKVRRPREQFVTEVA